tcagtctgtcagtctgtcagtctgtcagtctgtcagtctgtcagtctgtcagtctgtcagtctgtcagtctgtcagtctgtcagtctgtcagtctgtcagtctgtcagtctgtcagtctgtcagtctgtcagtctgtcagtctgtcagtctgtcagtctgtcagtctgtcagtctgtcagtctgtcagtctgtcagtctgtcagtctgtcagtctgtcagtctgtcagtctgtcagtctgtcagtctgtcagtctgtcagtctgtcagtctgtcagtctgtcagtctgtcagtctgtcagtctgtcagtctgtcagtctgtcagtctgtcagtctgtcagtctgtcagtctgtcagtctgtcagtctgtcagtctgtcagtctgtcagtctgtcagtctgtcagtctgtcagtctgtcagtctgtcagtctgtcagtctgtcagtctgtcagtctgtcagtctgtcagtctgtcagtctgtcagtctgtcagtctgtcagtctgtcagtctgtcagtctgtcagtctgtcagtctgtcagtctgtcagtctgtcagtctgtcagtctgtcagtctgtcagtctgtcagtctgtcagtctgtcagtctgtcagtctgtcagtctgtcagtctgtcagtctgtcagtctgtcagtctgtcagtctgtcagtctgtcagtctgtcagtctgtcagtctgtcagtctgtcagtctgtcagtctgtcagtctgtcagtctgtcagtctgtcagtctgtcagtctgtcagtctgtcagtctgtcagtctgtcagtctgtcagtctgtcagtctgtcagtctgtcagtctgtcagtctgtcagtctgtcagtctgtcagtctgtcagtctgtcagtctgtcagtctgtcagtctgtcagtctgtcagtctgtcagtctgtcagtctgtcagtctgtcagtctgtcagtctgtcagtctgtcagtctgtcagtctgtcagtctgtcagtctgtcagtctgtcagtctgtcagtctgtcagtctgtcagtctgtcagtctgtcagtctgtcagtctgtcagtctgtcagtctgtcagtctgtcagtctgtcagtctgtcagtctgtcagtctgtcagtctgtcagtctgtcagtctgtcagtctgtcagtctgtcagtctgtcagtctgtcagtctgtcagtctgtcagtctgtcagtctgtcagtctgtcagtctgtcagtctgtcagtctgtcagtctgtcagtctgtcagtctgtcagtctgtcagtctgtcagtctgtcagtctgtcagtctgtcagtctgtcagtctgtcagtctgtcagtctgtcagtctgtcagtctgtcagtctgtcagtctgtcagtctgtcagtctgtcagtctgtcagtctgtcagtctgtcagtctgtcagtctgtcagtctgtcagtctgtcagtctgtcagtctgtcagtctgtcagtctgtcagtctgtcagtctgtcagtctgtcagtctgtcagtctgtcagtctgtcagtctgtcagtctgtcagtctgtcagtctgtcagtgttttttttttttttttttttgtgttagtGGTGGTTTAAAGCATCGAAAGCCAACTCGGAGCTGAACTAGCTTGCCGAAGTCTGGGACTCTAACCCAGTAAAAACTCCACCCCCTCCCCGCTTCCCCGGCGGTACTGCCGTTAGGTATTACTTCGCCGGGGGGGGAATGCCCTTAGGGCTCTCTAGGATTCTATCCTATTGGAATTTCGCAGTCTTTCTGCGATGCGCagttttttgagtactattgtGGCCATGTTGCAAACCGCAGACCAATTTACTTCTGATTCAAGCATAATGTCCACCAGGTTACAAGCGGCTGGCGTCCTCCCAACCCTTATGCTCAGATCTCTTCGTTCATTTTCGAATCTCGGACAGACAAAAAACACGTGTTCTGCGTCTTCATTATCCGACTCGCAGAGTGGGCAGTGCGGATAACGTTCATGCTTAAACCTATTCAGATAGTATTTAAAGCATCCATGTCCCGTCAACAGTTGCGTTAAGTAGTAGTCCACATGTCCATGCTTCCGTCCCAGCCATCTCTGCAGTTCTGGGATAAGCTTATACGTCCATCGTCCTTTGCTACTATTTACCCACCTCTCTTGCCACTTAGCAATGGTGAGTTCTCTGCACCTTTTCCGTACGGATTCTGCAGTTGCGACCCCTGTGCTGCCCGCGCGGATGTTAGCTGATTCCACTGCCAGCAGATCAATCGGTATGCCTCCCGATATTACCAGCGCCGCGTCATGGGATACCGTGCGGAACGCACAGCATACCCGTAGTGCACACAATCTCTGCACGGAGTCGCCGTCTTGCATATAACTTCCATTTTTTGTGGCTCGAGCCCATATGGGAGCAGCGTACATCAGCGTCGATGTGACAGCACTAACCAGTAATCTACGTCCTGGTTGCCTTGGTCCCCGAGTGTTCGCCATAATTCGCGATATCGCGGCCGCGGTCCTACTTGCCTTGCcactagcgtacgctagatgTTCTTTGAAAGAAAGCCGGTGGTCGATCATGACGCCCAAGTATTTTAGGCTTGGACGCGATGTAATTGCGGCTtctccaattttgatagtagctGCCTCCACTTTCTGCCTGCTACTTATCAGGACTGCTTCAGTCTTGTGCGCTGCCAAGGCGAGTCCCTTGGAGTCGAGCCATGCGCTTGCTCTTTTCCCCGCTTCATTGCAGATTTCTTCCGCATCTGGGAGTTTCTTTGCCGTAACCACTAtggccacgtcatccgcgaaaCCAATGAGTCGTGCCCCTTCGGGCATCGTGATCCTAAGTATCCCATCGTACATGACATTCCATAACAAAGGGCCTAGGACTGATCCTTGGGGAACTCCCCCGGTGACCCTGTGGGTCGATTGCCCGGAATCAGTATCGTACAGGAGCAGGCGGCCTTCAAAGTAGCTCGCTATTACTCTCTGTATATACACTGGTACATTTAGGTTGCTCAGTGCATTTAGTGTGTGGTGCCAGCTGGCGGAGTTGAAAGCGTTTTTTACATCCAACGTTGCCGCTAAGCAGTACTGCTTAGTGCCGTACAACCACCTTTTCCCCTCAATGGCTTTATCTGCGATTTCACACAGTTTACCGACGGCGTCGATGGTGGATAGCCCCTTCCGAAAACCATACTGCATCTCTGAGAGGCCGTTGGTTTCGGCAAGGGCACCTTCTAGCCGGGAGTGGATTATTCTTTCGAGAATTTTACCCACCGTGTCCAGCATGCAGAGTGGCCTATACGAAGAAGGCTCCTCCGCGGGTTTTTCCCCCTTTGGTATGAGTACCAGCCGCTGTGTTTTCCAGCGGCTAGGGAACACACCTTCCGTTAGGCATGCGTTATACATGTCAGCGTACTCTTTAGTATTTGCTTTTATGGCAATTTTGAGAACTTTATTCGGGATTCCATCTGGTCCCGGTGCCTTGTCGTCCAGTATTGTCTTCAATACCTGGAGGACTTCTTCGGCACTTGTGAGCTTTATGCTCGCCCTGTTCACGATCAGTGAGGTCCGCGCCATACCTTCTTGCTCTGGGAATAGTGTTTCCACGATCCTTTTTAGGCTGACTGGGCATGTCGGTGATGGCCGACTAAATACCCGCAGCCGTTTTGTGACGAGTTTGTATGCGAAGCCCCATGGGTTGGAGTCTATTTCCTCGCAGATATTGTTGAAGCACCTGCGTTTGctctcttttatagttttttccaGGGCTCGTCTCTTTTCCCTGAAGTATATTTGGAGTGCCTCAAATTCGGGCCTTCCTCTTGGGCGTTGGTATGCGCGTCTTGCCCTGTGGCAGTCTTTCCTGGCTTCCGCAATGGATTGGTTCCACCAGTATGCAGGTCTTCTTCTTGATGGGTTTTTCCCTCTTCTCTGCATAGATGCATCACAGGCTACCTTGGTATACTCTGCGATGTGGTTTGCCCTTTCTTCAGCTGAGCCGCTTGTGGAGAGGTCCTCGAACAACATCTGTACCATCTCCACGTCTAGCGTTTCTATTTTGTACCCTGGCACGGTCTTAGGGACTCGTGGTGGGCCACTTCTAGAATTTATCGTGCAGATTATTGCTGCATGGTCACTACCCGTGTAGGTGTCACTAACCTCCCAGCTGGAGCCCGAGGCCAATCCAGTGTTCACAAATGTGAGGTCAATGATGGAACTGGTGCCGGCTCTTGAAAAAGTCGGTTTTGTTCCAGAGTTCAGCAGCACTAGGTCAAGTGCGGCGAAGCTCTCGAGTAGCGCCTTTCCCCTCGCGTTGGTTCGGGGGGAGCCCCACTCCGTAGCCCAGGCATTAAAGTCCCCGGCAATTACGGCGGGGCGATTTTCCCGGGCGTCTTCTGCAATCTCTTCGAGCGCAGATGTTGCCTGGGGGAGGCTAAGGCTTGGCGGCAGGTAACAGCTATAGAAAGCTATACCATTCACTTGGGCCCTAGCGAAGCAATTTCCGCATTTTTTCTTGCTAATCTGTCGCCTTGGATTAccgcagctccatattgcCGATTTTTTACTATTATTTGTTACCCATTCTCCGGAATTTTTATTCCTGTATTGCTCGCTTATGAGTGCCATGTCTACGTTTTTCTCGATGACATTTTGCTCTAGCAACGATTGGGCAACCTCGCAATGGTTTAGGTTAATCTGAAGGAACTTCATTTACCCCTAAGCCCTTGCATAGCCCTCCTGAAGTACGGGCATTTCCCACTCATTGTTGGGTGATCGCAATCTTTCTCCTTTTTGCGTTTGCATAGCATGCAGCAGGCCTTTGCTTTGCAGCCTCTGGCTTGGTGCTCCTTTGCGCCACAGTTGTAGCAGCATTTTGAGCAGTCCTCCTGGACCCTGCAATTCCCTGCTACATGGTTAAACtccatacatttaaaacaccTTTTAGGTGTTAGCTTTGGGCGGACTCTACACCAGGTCCATCCCAGCCTaattttgcccttctccaagAGTTGTCTCCCTATGTCGGGCATAACTCTTAGTGTGGCGGTTTGGGTGCCCCCGTATGCCACCCTTAGGTTTACCACCGCGGACTCTGGCAGTTCCACATCAAATTGTGATTGAACCGCACATAAGATGTCTGCTTTGTCGGTGGTCTCATCGATGTCTTTTACCTCGATCAGCATTGTCTCAGTCAGCGCTCTGACGTCGACATTGTTGCCCAGGACAGCCTTCATTGTGGTCTGAAGCTCTACGGTTTTAGGGTCAGAGACCTTGTTTAGTATCACTAAGAGTTCCCCCTTTGCTGTTCGCCTAACGGCCTGTACTGCTTGTCCTAGCTCCTTAAGCTGCGGTTCAGCCTTAACCTTTTTAAGGATGTCGGCATAGGACCCTCCAGCAGAGGCTGCGATGACTATCGCGTCGTTCCGTGGCGGTCGCACCTTGGGCTTCCGGACCTTCTGCTTAACCTGTGTCCACTCCTCTGGCTTCTTCCCAGGTTTTTGGGGCTTGCTGGTGCTAACTGTCCCAGCATGTCTCCCTTTCTTTGCACCTTGACTGGCATCACTTGCCGGTGCCTTATGCATCGCCTTTTTCGCTGGTACCGCTAGCGTCATCCCAGTTTCTTGACCCTCAGTGTGTCAGTGTGTCAGTGTGTCAGTGTGTCAGTGTGTCAGTGTGTCAGTGTGTCAGTGTGTCAGTGTGTCAGTGTGTCAGTGTGTCAGTGTGTCAGTGTGTCAGTGTGTCAGTGTGTCAGTGTGTCAGTGTGTCAGTGTGTCAGTGTGTCAGTGTGTCAGTGTGTCAGTGTGTCAGTGTGTCAGTGTGTCAGTGTGTCAGTGTGTCAGTGTGTCAGTGTGTCAGTGTGTCAGTGTGTCAGTGTGTCAGTGTGTCAGTGTGTCAGTGTGTCAGTGTGTCAGTGTGTCAGTGTGTCAGTGTGTCAGTGTGTCAGTGTGTCAGTGTGTCAGTGTGTCAGTGTGTCAGTGTGTCAGTGTGTCAGTGTGTCAGtgtgtcagtctgtcagtctgtcagtctgtcagtctgtcagtctgtcagtctgtcagtctgtcagtctgtcagtctgtcagtctgtcagtctgtcagtctgtcagtctgtcagtctgtcagtctgtcagtctgtcagtctgtcagtctgtcagtctgtcagtctgtcagtctgtcagtctgtcagtctgtcagtctgtcagtctgtcagtctgtcagtctgtcagtctgtcagtctgtcagtctgtcagtctgtcagtctgtcagtctgtcagtctgtcagtctgtcagtctgtcagtctgtcagtctgtcagtctgtcagtctgtc
This sequence is a window from Drosophila suzukii unplaced genomic scaffold, CBGP_Dsuzu_IsoJpt1.0 scf_12, whole genome shotgun sequence. Protein-coding genes within it:
- the LOC139354663 gene encoding uncharacterized protein, which codes for MKFLQINLNHCEVAQSLLEQNVIEKNVDMALISEQYRNKNSGEWVTNNSKKSAIWSCGNPRRQISKKKCGNCFARAQVNGIAFYSCYLPPSLSLPQATSALEEIAEDARENRPAVIAGDFNAWATEWGSPRTNARGKALLESFAALDLVLLNSGTKPTFSRAGTSSIIDLTFVNTGLASGSSWEVSDTYTEKREKPIKKKTCILVEPIHCGSQERLPQGKTRIPTPKRKARI